From the Nematostella vectensis chromosome 7, jaNemVect1.1, whole genome shotgun sequence genome, the window CTTGTGGATCACCGCAATTTCACGAGGGCTACCAAATTGATAAAAAGAAGCGGATTTGCATGTGATGCAGTTGTTCATGGTACGCAGTAAATAGCGTGATTTAAAAACAATTTCTAGACCAAAATGTGTAAAGAGTAAATTATTTGCTAGAACCATAGCAAAACGAGCTCTCAATGATGAAATGTTGTGGAGAGTAGTAATGTCAGTTTCCGTCTCTACACAGTCCCTCTTGtcatcaaaattttatttttcaggtgCATACATGATTAGAGATGGGTAATCATATTTTGAGGTTATTGCACCCCCTTTGCAAAGAAAGTATTATATTACTTACCTGCTCTCTCTGCATATCCAAATTTTCCTTTTCACCAATCTCGGGCTCTCCCTTGGTGTAAAATCTCGGCGTGCTGATGAAAGCTGGATAAACAACATCTAGGTCTTGCTGGCTGCAGCTACTGTTGCTTCTGAAAGACTGACTGTCGGTTGATGGAGAGGATGAGTCGGTACTTTGCTGCTGTTGCCATTGCAGGAGTGGGGGCATGTAATATGCATTGGCGGGACCCACAAAGTTCACGGGGGCTAGCTTATCTGTTGGAAATGAaacgataaaaacaaataataataataataataatttcccTTCTAACttaacatttttcttttcattttgttttttgtttatttgaagAAATCCTCCACCTAcctaaattaaaataatataagaACAAACGTGTTTTACCAAACCTGTACCAAGCAAAGCGTATTGCTGACCTCCACTATTGTACACTTCGGCTGTGACTTGATTTTGGGAAGGAAACCCACCACTCTGACTTGAACTTTCGACACCACAAGAAACGTTTGTCGCTTGTTCCGGCAGCCAGCTGCTTGGGTTTACGGTAGGTTCTGGCAAAACACTAACAAGgttgacgtttagataagtaCACTTTAGAAACACGCTTAGACAAAAAAAACGGTTACGAAACATACATTTATCGCTTTTATCTTCTACATCTGTACATTGCAAGCGCACCACAACAATTTTCGCAGAGTACTTAGTTTCCAACACAAAATTACTTACAGGTCATGAGAATCATGAATCTGGCATTGACTTTGCAGGTCTTCGATAAGGTGAGAAGTAGCAGTGTTGGTTTCCTCGACCTCAATGTTGCAAAGATGCTCGTATTCAGGTGAAAATGGATCAATcttgattttgttttcaagAAAATCGTTGATACAAGTGCTTGTACATTTCGGTGAATATTCCGTCTCTTCCACTTTGATATTTAGGTCTTCCATGACAATCTTACTAAAACTTCATCTGAAAAAATCCCCCGTATCAGAAGCAGGGAAAGTTTGGGAAAACAAGAACAGAAAACTAAgcaaattattgaaaaatagttttttttcggTAAAGATTTTTAACTGCGCCTGCAGGCGATTGGTCAATTCTGGCTACTCTCGCCCAATCAAATACAAATTTGACACGTCTATCAAAGCATTTGAAGGGATTTCTTTGAAgtgaagaaataaaacaaaaaatataggttgaaaaaatatatataagttatATAATACCTCATCTTCGAAACGACCAAATTATAATTGGAAAATTGGCTAAATATTTGCTGTTCTGGCCAAGTATTAACAAAACAACAGTACTATTTAAAATGCTTTTGTATCAATTTATTCTTTACCCATCCCGCAACATCTAAATTTAGCTCGTAAAAAAGCTAGTCATAGAAATTTTGTGACGACATTGAATAttcatggtctccctgtgttgATGTCGAAATGGCGGGAAAATGTTACGCTGATGCGCgtgtgatgttttttttttcatccagAAGATAACAAAGGGGTTACTTACTTGTAATCGTAATACTTTAGTCATAATACTTTCGTCACCTTTTATCCATTTATCCAACTATTTTCGAGCCTACAAATGGAGGTCTTCGAGGAATGTACAAATAACGAATCACTTATAATGGAAATGTGGACATCCTATCTCTGTGAGGAAAACAACTTGGATTGCGATTTCAGGTGAGTGCATTAATCTACGTTGTTGGACTCATAAGTACTTAAGTAAGTATAAGTTATAAACGTATACTTTGTGTTTGATAAGGTAGTAGTCTTTTATAGTTAAAACATTgctttcgattttttttttaatctaacagcctttgtttttttgcttCAGTTTTGACGAAATCGATGTACAGTCGACAGATTTGACGGGATTAGGTGATCTGTCTACTAAAGTAGACTTCCATAGTCCTGATATTAGCTTGGAAAAAATCTTGCCAACTTTATTTGAAGAGGGTCTGGATTATGGAAATCATCTTTTCAATCTTCTTgaacaagaaaacaatggcGTCAGTGGTCATCGACGACCACAAAATCTCGGTATTTGGACAAAGAAGCATTAGATGTGATTATGGGGCTCGTCCCCCATccccaatattaaaaaaaggatataCCTAGTAGCGGCTCGGctcatgctcgaggatccagctaCTTTGCAGACACTCCCAAAGGTCCCCTTTTGGTGTGCcagcaaagtacgctggatcctcgagcatgcaGCTTGGCTGTGCTCCCCCAGTAATTTCCTAATAGAGACATTTAGCATCGCGTTTTCAAAATCAAACGCAAACGACAAATCACAGTTAGCCGTTACTGGTTTGCTTTTAAACGTACTGGCAAAAACTTAGTTTAGCACATTTTACTGGAAATGTGGCATTTGGCAGGAAAAAGTGCAATACATGTGTTCGCCTTTAACCAAGCTAAAAGTATTAGTAATTGTGCAAATTGTCAATGAAAATATTCTATCTCAAGGGTCAAATGATTAAGAACACTAATTCATAAATTCATAGTCTCAAACGTGAGCTCATAGAAAAATTGAGGGGGAAACTGCTGAGGTAATTCATTTAATACCTCTATGCAGTGCTCCCGAGGTCAAAACACGAACCGCAGACTGCGAACTTGACCACAAGGCCTTGCCACGTGACACCCAGAGATTTGCCGTTTCCGAGACAAAAACATGGTGCTAAATGTctctaatgtttctgtattgggGCACCCCAATATTATGATGTCTGCTACagctttgatgttgttatctatttatttttattttgttttgtgtgtaggggggggggggggatggaaaTGTCATAAAGACCATACCATTTTTTCTGTTTAATAGTGTTGCAGTATATTTTTGGGTCCCTCCTAAATTTGTGGTGAATTTGCTAATGAAATTCTAGTTTTCATTCAAGTTTCTACAAgtttgggggtggggggcagtGCCTTGGTGACTTCCCAGATTCTCTGACTAGGGGGAATATAATACCTTGCTGGATGAGTGTTATTGGGTTCTCTATTCAATGACATCTGATATAACCAAATCTGATACCTTGGCTGCCATTGTTCTTGGCAGTAGCTCTCAGGTCTAATACATTCTATTCTTGACCCCTACAGCAACTTTCTTGACATACACTACTATTATCTCTCTATCTTTAGAGTTACAACAGCAAATACATCATGTTGAATTAGAGAACAAAGCTACAGTATTGTGTACTGGATCTGCCATGTCTACCCACGGACAAGTGATGTCCCAACAAGAAAGTCACACAAAGGTTATTcttaaatgaaataaaactcTAATATTATGTCACTTGTttcttttctgaaaaaaatctggtaccacccccgaaaaaataaaaagggattttttttataatttgcaGTATATAAAAGGAAcgtttattgtcagatttggctacGAAAAAGTCTGACTTCTGACTTGTAGATTAATGACATACCacagtgatctagcttatgatttatAGTGTTGTCAGTAAGTAATACATCTGGTGctaaccgaaagtggactttcagCCAtttgtacccccccccccccccggtaaGGGCCTGTTCAGATAATATTGGATATCTTCAACTTGGGTGGTTTTCATGCTAACCTTATCGCAATACTTCCTTGTGTTACTAGGTGAAGAAACACTAcaagaaaagaaggaaaacaAGCTTCACCAAGAAACGAAAGAAAAATAGATGCTCATAGATGCTCACCATTTGTAACTAGTTCTAGATCTACAGAAAAGGGAGATGTACGTAAACTGATTAAGGATTCATTACTCTAAATGACaacttctctttttttattcatataATCCCTATAGCAATATGTACATTGCATTAAAACCTAATTTCAAACTATTTTGGAACATTTAGCAAATCACAATATCACAAGGAATGATTTTGTAAATCATCTTAGAAATTATACCATTAATTATGCATTTATTTATGcttcaatttatttatttaaataaaaatacccTTCTGTAGTACCCATACTTTCTTTTcctataaaacatcctttggtGTATAGTAATAATATTTTTGGGGACAATGCTTAGTGCCAGCACAAAaactaaataaatataatatcttGCATAAAACTGCCACAAAACGTCTAAGCTACTTTGATTGCTTATGTGTGCTTGTTTCATGTCAAGTTTCTATATCTGTTTACCTctaattcattttatttatatcaAAGGGTTCTTAGATGCAATAATGAAATTTTTAATAGTAACAATTGAAAACAATAGTGGCAGCTGCTTAAAAGAGATTGCTCATCAAGAGAGGTATAAAACACAGTGTTTGAGTGATCAATATTTGGGAAGTGGTTTCTTATATAAGGGGTGTCTGAGTAGCTACTTATAGGAGCCACcatttaacaattagactacgagttcgaGGTTTCTACGAGTGaatagatagtcaacgagTCGCATAGCGTCAAGGTGAGTATTTGACTCAAAGCAAACGAGAAtgagtagtctaattgttttagtataaatccgctcacatactacctttaaaaaaatacagtttttATAATTCTCAGTAATAAAGAACCACTTTTGGCACGTGATAtgatgtgagtggatttatactaaatacatatataaatacatttgaaaataacCTTAGCTTGATaagtattttacaaaatggctACTAAGAGGAATGAAAATGCAGAAGACAAGGATCTCAAACTCACTATGCGTCTTTGTCTGCGATATATTAACCGCCATCCAAATGGCATTTTAAACTTTGCTACAAAATATGCTGCAAAGGCTAAGAATATCAGGAATAGAAATACTTTGCTGCTGTAAAATCCTGCTCTGCTATGCCCCTGTGCAGTAAAGAGAAAGAATATTGGTTAATATATTCTCACAAAAGAATTGCTACATTTTGTCCGAGAAAAGTATAATGGAAGTTTTGAAAATTACAGTTCTTAATTTTTGTGCTTGAGGAAAACCAGAAAAAGggagcttattggagaggggaaGGTGGACTTTATAGAGCCTTCACAGTATTTATTCCACTGTATGTTTTTATCCAAAATTAGGATAAGATTGCCAAAATAACCTACCTGAAAAATGGCCTTTCTTACATCAGCATCTACTTtaagtttgttttctttccaGCTGACTAGCTGTCTAAACAGCACTGTA encodes:
- the LOC116619619 gene encoding uncharacterized protein LOC116619619: MEVFEECTNNESLIMEMWTSYLCEENNLDCDFSFDEIDVQSTDLTGLGDLSTKVDFHSPDISLEKILPTLFEEGLDYGNHLFNLLEQENNGVSGHRRPQNLELQQQIHHVELENKATVLCTGSAMSTHGQVMSQQESHTKVKKHYKKRRKTSFTKKRKKNRCS